The segment CGGTCTCGGCCTGATCGACCGCTGCCCATCGGAGACGGTCCGGAACCGGTATCTCGACCGGCTCTGCTCCGGGAAAGAGATCCTGGCCTTCGCGGTCACCGAGCCGCACGGCGGCACAGACGCGCTGAACCCGTCGACACGGGTCGTGCACTGCTCATCCGATTGGTGCACAGTCACCGGACGCAAGTGGCATATCACCAACGCTCCGTTTGCGGCAGTGATCCTGGCGCTTGCGAAAGACGAAGAGGGCCGGTTGGTGCTGGCGATTGTCGATCGTGATCTCGAGGGGGTATCGGTGGGTCCGACGCTGGCGCCCGCGGGCGCGCGCACGTCGCCTGTCGCGGAAATCGTCTTCGAGCATGTGCGCATACCGGCAGATCATGTCTTCCGGCCTGTCGGCGGAGTCAACAACGCGCTACGCAAGGTGCTGACCGCGGAAAAGATCCTTGGCGCCTACCCGGCCATCGGCATGATGGACCGCGTTACCGCGGAGTCGGTCGCCTTTGCGCGCTCGCGTTCCGGCAGCGGACAGGCGCTGATCCGGCAACAGTTCATGCAATACCGGCTGACCGAGATGCAAATTGCGATCGAGACGATCCGCGCCTTCGCGCAACGAACCCTGGAGCGGTTCGCGCGGGGAGAGGACGTCACGCTCGAAGCCGCCGCGCTCAAGCTGCAGGCGATGCGCGTGGGCGTGGAAACCGGCATCAACGCCATCCAGGCATGTGGGAGCTACGGGTTGCAGGAAGGATCGCGCCTCCCCATGGCGATGCTCGATGGGTTGAGCGGAACGATCGGCGGGGGCACCGAAGAAGCCCAGCGCATGATCATCATCACCGAGATGATGCGCCGCCGCAGCCGCGGCCAGCCTCGCGGCGAACGCGAACCGAGCGCCTCATAGACCGATTCCACACCCCCGCCGGTCAGAAGCATGCGCCTCAGAACGCCGGCGTGATTGGCGTCAGGTCGAGCGCCTCCGCGGTCAACTGGACCGAGCGCAGCCGGGTTTCGACAGACAACGCCCGATGCGCGGTGATGAGCTCGTCCGCTCCGGTCAACCGTTGGAACTCGTCGAGATAACGGGCGACATCCGCCGGATCGCCTGCCGCGGTGAAGTGGAGCATTTCGTCCACCATGGCTGCGCGCGGAGTGCCGAGCAGCGCGTCGACCTCTTCAAAGGTCAGTTTCGGACCGCCGCCGCGGCTGAGGATCTCGCGCGCCCAGTTGCGGCGCACCAGCGCCAGTTCCGCCAGCGCGACCTCGGTGGTTTCAGCGGCAAGCACGCCCACCCCGGCAATGACGTAGGGCTCGGCCAACTGTTCCGAGGGCTGAAAGCTGCGGCGATAGATGTCGATGGCGGAATGCAGCAGCCGGGGCGCGAAATGCGACGCAAAGGCATACGGCAAGCCGAGCTGGGCGGCCAGTTGCGCGCCAAAGGTCGACGATCCGAGGATATAGATGGGAACACGCGTGCCCTGGCCGGGGAGCGCCTGCACCCCTTCGAACGGGCTTTCATCGCTCAGCCAGGCTTGCAGTTCGAGCACATCTTGCGGGAACCGCTCGGCCGACATGGGATCGCGCCGCAACGCACGCGCGGTCAGTTGATCGCTGCCGGGCGCACGGCCAAGCCCAAGATCGATACGGCCCGGATAGAGCGTTTCCAGCGTGCCGAACTGCTCGGCGATCAGCATGGGCGCATGGTTGGGCAACATGATGCCGCCCGCGCCGAGGCGAATGGTCGAGGTCTGCGCGCCGATATGCGCGATCAGCACCGATGTGGCCGACGACGCGATCGATTCGATGCTGTGATGCTCCGCATACCAGACGCGTTTGTAGCCAGCCTGCTCGGCCAGCTGCGCCAGCCGCACGCTCCCGGCAAAGCTATCGGCAATCGTCTCTCCTTCACCGACCGAGGCAAGATCGAGAATCGAGATGTTGGACAAGTTGGGGTAGGACGTGGGCATGCTTCCTTCTAATACGAAGACGAGTTGCAGCGGCAAACGCCAGTCTGCACGACAACGACGTTCATTCAGGATACCGCCTGCGCGCGATCGGGGACGATCACACCTGCGCGAAGCAGCGCATCCCCGGCTATCGAACGCAGACGGTATGCTTCCGGCAGTTCCCATCCTTACCTGGATGCGCGTCGAGACATCCTGCGCATCCGAAGAGCGACGCACGCGGAGAGCACGATGTCGGTTCCCTACACGAATTGGTCTGGCGCGTTCACGTTCACCGCACCGGAGGCCCGCTCTCCAGCCTCGCTGGACGAACTGCGCCGGATGGTGGCCGATGCCGAGCGAATTCATGCCGTGGGATCGCGCCATTGCTTCAATGGGATCGCAGACTCGGCGGTGATCGTCTCCCTGGCGAACCTGCCAATGCCGGTGGAGATCGACCGGGACGCCATGACCGTGACGATCAATCCGGGCATGCGCTACGCCGAACTGCTGGTGGCGCTGGAAGCCGAAGGTCTGGCAATCCACAACACGGCCTCGCTGCCACACATCACCGTCGGTGGCGCGGTCGCCACGGCCACCCATGGTTCCGGCGACAACCTGGGCAATCTGGCAACCGCGGTTTCGGCGATGGAACTCATCACCGCCGACGGCGATATCGTCCGCTCCCAACGGGGCGATGCCGATTTTCCCGGTCTGGTGGTGCATGTGGGCGCGCTGGGCATCGTTCCCCGGATCACGCTCGATTTGCAACCAAGCTACCGGATGCGGCAAGAGGTCTTTCTCGATCTCGACTGGGACGTGCTCTACGCCCATTTCGACGAAATCATGGCCAGCGGCGACAGTGTCAGCCTCTTCTGCGACTACGGCCCCACCATCAACGAGCTCTGGGTCAAGACCCGCGTGGCTGAGGACGATGCCTGGCAACCCAGACCGGAGTTGTTCGGCGCGCGCGCCGCGACGGAGCAAACCCATCCAGTGCCGCGGTTGGACGGCACGGTCTGCACCGATCAGCTCGGTGCGGTAGGAGCGTGGTGCGATCGGCTGCCGCATTTCAAGCTGCATGCGCTCACCGATGCCGGCAACGAGATGCAAGCCGAGTACATGATCGAACGAAGGCACGCGGTCGACGCGATCAAGGCGTTGCGCGAGCTCGAAGCGCTCACCCGGCCCTACATTCTGGCCGCCGAGGTGCGCAGCGTCGCGCCAGACGATCTCTGGCTCAGCTCATCATACGAGCGCGAGACGATCTGCCTGCACTACGCCTTCGAGCTCGATCACGACATTCCGCGCAACGTGCTTCCCGTCATCGAAGCTGCATTGGCCCCGTATGCGCCGCGTCCCCATTGGGGCAAGCTCTTTGTGGCCACTGCCGAAGAGCTTGCGCCGCGCTATCCGAAAATGGCCGATTTCCGCGCGCTGGCCGCGCGGCTCGATCCGAACGGCAAGTTCCGCAACGCGTTCCTGGATGCGCACGTTCTGGGGTAACCATCCTCACGCTGGAAGGGTATTTCTTTATCCTACCGGTGAGAACAAGACGTTCGATCCAGCAGGACACAGTTGTCCTGCGCGACGCTGACGGTCACGAGACGGGGAGGACGAAATGAGCGGATTGACGGCGGAACAAGTCGAGCAGTTTCACACCGAAGGGTATCTGCTGGTCGAGAACCTGTTCGACCCGGAAGAAGACATCGCCCCGATTCTGGCCGAATATGCTGGTGTGCTCGACACCCTGGCGAACGATCTTTACGCCCAGGGCAAGATTGCCTCGACCTATGCCGATCTCCCCTTCTCCGACCGATTGATCCGAATCTACGAGGAAAGCGGCACGGTGCATCCGCAGTACTTCGATTTCTCGCTGCCGCAGAACGGCGTGACCCATGAGACGCCATTCTGGGCGGGGCCGGCGGTCTTCGACATGATCCGCAATCCTCGCCTGCTCGATGCCATCGAATCGCTGATCGGGCCGGAGATCTACTCCAACCCCGTGCAACACATCCGCATCAAGCCACCCGAATCGAAGACCTTCGAGAAACTCGCGGACTACGAGGTTGCCCAGGTGGGCGCGACACCCTGGCATCAGGACCAGGGCGTCATCACTGCCGAAGCGGACGAGAGCGACATCATCACGGTCTGGTTCCCATTGCGGGACGCCTCGGAACGGCATGGCTGTCTCGCGGTCGCGCCCAGAAGCCACCAGGAAGGACTCGTGCAGCACTGCCCGGCGACACGTGAGAACGCCGCAGGGGTGGGCGTCCATATCCGGCAGCAGATCATCGACGGGCGCGAAGTGGTGCCCATGCCGATGAAAGCCGGTTCGGCGCTTTTCATGACCAAGGAGACGATGCACTGCTCGCTGCGCAACACCAGCGATGAGGTGCGCATCAGCTTCGACCTGCGGTACAACCCGATCGGCCAGCCAACCGGGCGCGAAGCGTTCCCGGGATTCGTCGCCCGCAGCCAGGCGAATCCGGAAACCGAGCTCCACGACGCCGAAGCGTGGAACGCGCTTTGGCATGAAGCCCGTCGCGCGCTGGCCGAGCAGGACACGCCCAGGTTCAACCGTTGGGATCCGAATAGCCCGGCGTGTGCGTAGCGGGTCCAGGGTGCTGAGCCCTGAGTCCGGAGTCCGGAGACGATCGATGCTGCACGGTGGTCAGATCGACGATCGTGTGCGGCGTGAGAATTTGGGAGGCGAAGATCGTTCATGGCGAATTGGCCCCGCAAGACGCGTTCGGTCACGATCGATTACGACGTTTCCATTCCCATGCGGGATGGGGTGAAGCTCGCGGCCGATGTTTTCCGCCCAGCGGGAGGCGACAGATGGCCAGTAGTCATCATTCGCACGCCATACGACCGGCAGCTCGGATCTTCCTTCGGCATGCAGATGAACGCGGTGCAACTGGCGGCCGCGGGATACGCGGTCGTGGTGCAGGACGTGCGCGGACGCTTCGCCTCTGACGGCGACTTCTACCCGTTCGTCAACGAAGGGCAGGACGGGGTCGATTCGATCGCCTGGTGCGCGGAGCAACCATGGTCGACCGGCAAGGTCGGTTCCACCGGATCGAGCTATGTCGGGTTCGTGCAGGTGCTGGCCGCCAAAGAGCGCCCGGACGCCCTGAAAGCATGGGTGCCCGGAGTCACCACGATCGACGCGCGCACTGGCTGGGTCTACGAAGGCGATGCGCTTTGCCTGGGATTCGACCTCTCCTGGGCACTCGGGCTGGCGAGTTCCGATCGGCGCACGCTCGATCCATCGTCGCTGCTTGACGCGCTGGAACACTGGAGCGAAACCACACGCGTTCCGATTTTGGACAATCCCCTCTTCCGGCAACCCTCCGGGCAATGGCTGTGCGACTGGGTGAGCAAACGAGACGATGCTGCGTACTGGGCGGCCCAATCGGGATTCGGCGTCGAGGAAAGCACGGCGCCGGCGTTGCAGATCGGCGGATGGTACGACCTCTTCCATCATGGCTCTTTTGCGCTGCACGCCGCGCTGGCAGGCGGCAACGCGGGGAGCCAGCACCGCTTCGTGATGGGTCCGTGGGATCACGGACCGATGCCGCTCGCATCGGGATCGGGCACGTTCGATTTCGGGCCGCGCGCGGCGTTCGACCTCACCGCAGCGCAGCGGGAGTGGTTCGACTGGCTCTTGCATGAAGGCTCGGAACCGGACTGGCCGGCGAACCGCATGTTCATTACCGGAATCAATCGTTGGGAGAGCTTCGACGCCTGGCCACCACCGGTCGAACCGATCGAGCTGGCGCTGGACGCCCATGGAACCTTGAGCGACCTTGGAATTGGATC is part of the Thermomicrobiales bacterium genome and harbors:
- a CDS encoding acyl-CoA dehydrogenase family protein, encoding MDENRQIYDHFRAIGERHAAEVYRCWQAREFPQALWDELGREGVQSVATSRGQGLEAGALFLAQVMEGVTYATLDGGFMISVAVHGVFGLGLIDRCPSETVRNRYLDRLCSGKEILAFAVTEPHGGTDALNPSTRVVHCSSDWCTVTGRKWHITNAPFAAVILALAKDEEGRLVLAIVDRDLEGVSVGPTLAPAGARTSPVAEIVFEHVRIPADHVFRPVGGVNNALRKVLTAEKILGAYPAIGMMDRVTAESVAFARSRSGSGQALIRQQFMQYRLTEMQIAIETIRAFAQRTLERFARGEDVTLEAAALKLQAMRVGVETGINAIQACGSYGLQEGSRLPMAMLDGLSGTIGGGTEEAQRMIIITEMMRRRSRGQPRGEREPSAS
- a CDS encoding LLM class flavin-dependent oxidoreductase — translated: MPTSYPNLSNISILDLASVGEGETIADSFAGSVRLAQLAEQAGYKRVWYAEHHSIESIASSATSVLIAHIGAQTSTIRLGAGGIMLPNHAPMLIAEQFGTLETLYPGRIDLGLGRAPGSDQLTARALRRDPMSAERFPQDVLELQAWLSDESPFEGVQALPGQGTRVPIYILGSSTFGAQLAAQLGLPYAFASHFAPRLLHSAIDIYRRSFQPSEQLAEPYVIAGVGVLAAETTEVALAELALVRRNWAREILSRGGGPKLTFEEVDALLGTPRAAMVDEMLHFTAAGDPADVARYLDEFQRLTGADELITAHRALSVETRLRSVQLTAEALDLTPITPAF
- a CDS encoding FAD-binding protein yields the protein MSVPYTNWSGAFTFTAPEARSPASLDELRRMVADAERIHAVGSRHCFNGIADSAVIVSLANLPMPVEIDRDAMTVTINPGMRYAELLVALEAEGLAIHNTASLPHITVGGAVATATHGSGDNLGNLATAVSAMELITADGDIVRSQRGDADFPGLVVHVGALGIVPRITLDLQPSYRMRQEVFLDLDWDVLYAHFDEIMASGDSVSLFCDYGPTINELWVKTRVAEDDAWQPRPELFGARAATEQTHPVPRLDGTVCTDQLGAVGAWCDRLPHFKLHALTDAGNEMQAEYMIERRHAVDAIKALRELEALTRPYILAAEVRSVAPDDLWLSSSYERETICLHYAFELDHDIPRNVLPVIEAALAPYAPRPHWGKLFVATAEELAPRYPKMADFRALAARLDPNGKFRNAFLDAHVLG
- a CDS encoding phytanoyl-CoA dioxygenase family protein is translated as MSGLTAEQVEQFHTEGYLLVENLFDPEEDIAPILAEYAGVLDTLANDLYAQGKIASTYADLPFSDRLIRIYEESGTVHPQYFDFSLPQNGVTHETPFWAGPAVFDMIRNPRLLDAIESLIGPEIYSNPVQHIRIKPPESKTFEKLADYEVAQVGATPWHQDQGVITAEADESDIITVWFPLRDASERHGCLAVAPRSHQEGLVQHCPATRENAAGVGVHIRQQIIDGREVVPMPMKAGSALFMTKETMHCSLRNTSDEVRISFDLRYNPIGQPTGREAFPGFVARSQANPETELHDAEAWNALWHEARRALAEQDTPRFNRWDPNSPACA
- a CDS encoding CocE/NonD family hydrolase, with translation MANWPRKTRSVTIDYDVSIPMRDGVKLAADVFRPAGGDRWPVVIIRTPYDRQLGSSFGMQMNAVQLAAAGYAVVVQDVRGRFASDGDFYPFVNEGQDGVDSIAWCAEQPWSTGKVGSTGSSYVGFVQVLAAKERPDALKAWVPGVTTIDARTGWVYEGDALCLGFDLSWALGLASSDRRTLDPSSLLDALEHWSETTRVPILDNPLFRQPSGQWLCDWVSKRDDAAYWAAQSGFGVEESTAPALQIGGWYDLFHHGSFALHAALAGGNAGSQHRFVMGPWDHGPMPLASGSGTFDFGPRAAFDLTAAQREWFDWLLHEGSEPDWPANRMFITGINRWESFDAWPPPVEPIELALDAHGTLSDLGIGSGEAVFTTAPDDPTPTEGGRLCCALYLLPVGSRWQNARAKRPDVVRFATEAESEPRWLLGPVTADIWSTSDREIGDVHVTLVDIDHRGSSRYLADGIARTHLVPGEPACFHIDLGHVGHVVLPGHRLGIDVAAMSFPRFDVTPTDGRSRRSILFGGEFPSMLTIGTRE